In Pseudomonadaceae bacterium SI-3, the sequence CCGCCTTTGCCTGTCTGCTGCTGTTCTATCGGCCCAGCGGCAATCTGTTTGATGCGTATCGGGCGGTTGCGCTGCTGTTCGCCATTCCCACGGTGTTTTATATCGCTTCGCATACGTTGCTCGGGGGTTATCAGCTCACCCAGGTCTCGGCAGTGGTAGCCACTGGGTATGCGTTCCTGCCCTTCGTGCTGATGGCCGGACTGGCCATATTCCCGCTGACCTTGCTAGAGAACCTCGTCATGGCGTCCGTCCTGCTTCTGGCGCACGCACTGGCGGGCTATCTGTCGTGGACGACGCTCAACTGGCCTTCCTATGCGGGCGGATTCTGGTTGCTGATACTCATCGCCGGGGTTACGTCACTGGCGAGTCTCAGCCAGCTGGCCTTCATGATCGCGCTGGTGCGCCAGGCCATTCGAGACCCGCTCACCGGCGTCTTTTCCCGCGGCAGCGGGCAGGAGATCCTGAAACTGCAGTGGGACACCGCACGACGTCACGACACCGGCCTTGCCGTTGCCTTCATCGATCTCGATCACTTCAAGCGGATCAACGACAGCTTCGGCCATGACGCCGGCGACCAGGTGCTGCGCGAATGTACCCAGCAGATGCTGGCCAGCTTGCGCAGCACCGACAGCTTGCTGCGCTGGGGGGGCGAGGAGTTCGTCGTGATCATGCCTGACACCGACCGCGAACAGGCGCGTTTGGCGCTCGCTCGCATGGTCAAGGACGGCCTTGGCGCGCGTCCTGACGGCAGCCCCGTCACTGCCAGTATTGGCTTGGCTGAGCGTTGCGTTGACTTCGCCGAAAGCGCGGAAGAATTGCTGGACCTGGCAGACAGGCGGATGTACCTGGCTAAAATGTCCGGGCGCAACCGCGTATGTTTCGAAACGCCAGGCGAGCCATTTGAAGAGCCTCTATCAGCCGCTTGAGCGGGTCAGTGTTTCACCCCAAACACATGCTTGAGGTAGCTAACGAAGGCTTCGTCCCGGCACATGGTCTTGCCCGGTGAGTCTGAGATCTTGGCGACTGGTTGACCGTTGCAGCTGGTCATCTTGATCACCATGTTGGTCGGTTCGACTCCGGGTATGTCACAGGTCAGCTGAGTGCCGATGCCATAACTGGTGTTACTGCGCCCGACCAGGGCGCGGTAGATACTAAGCGCCTTTGGGAAATCCAGTCCGTCGGAAAACACCAATTGCCGCGTCATCGGATCGATGCCCAGCTGGCGGTAGTGGGCGATGGCTTTTTCCGCCCATTCGACCGGGTCGCCCGAGTCATGGCGCAGACCGTCGAACAGCTTCGCCAGATACAGATCGAAGTCCGCCGTGAAGGCGTCCATGGTGATGCAATCGGTAATGGCGATGCCCAGCGCACCGCGATATTCACGTGCCCAGCAGTCCAATGCCGCGCTCTGGCTATCGATCAGTCGGGGGCCGAGTTGCTGGTGGGCCATGATCCACTCATGTGCCATGGTGCCCATGGGTTTGAGATTCA encodes:
- a CDS encoding GGDEF domain-containing protein, whose product is MPSLIDLLLNRLATLLPSELRSTEFMKLVIPHRHSMLMSQRRATLIVNRVRLFAFLFAVLTPVWGIIDLMVFTYPLWLGLATLRLLACAAFACLLLFYRPSGNLFDAYRAVALLFAIPTVFYIASHTLLGGYQLTQVSAVVATGYAFLPFVLMAGLAIFPLTLLENLVMASVLLLAHALAGYLSWTTLNWPSYAGGFWLLILIAGVTSLASLSQLAFMIALVRQAIRDPLTGVFSRGSGQEILKLQWDTARRHDTGLAVAFIDLDHFKRINDSFGHDAGDQVLRECTQQMLASLRSTDSLLRWGGEEFVVIMPDTDREQARLALARMVKDGLGARPDGSPVTASIGLAERCVDFAESAEELLDLADRRMYLAKMSGRNRVCFETPGEPFEEPLSAA